Proteins encoded within one genomic window of bacterium:
- a CDS encoding pyridoxamine 5'-phosphate oxidase family protein, with product MTDDVRPFIEIQDRSYDQAGVGIRESFPRGAAMDLPRMAAFLDRRRYGVLATGRPDGRPHAAPIAFSVWRGAFWIATVRGARLRNLRSRPYASVVVMEGDARPEHRAVIAEGPVVVHDGAGITETEPAFGRSWRLRFGSEPTWAAAMLELRPARVFSFDGSME from the coding sequence ATGACCGACGACGTGCGGCCGTTCATCGAGATCCAGGACCGGAGCTACGATCAGGCCGGCGTGGGCATTCGCGAGTCGTTTCCGCGCGGCGCCGCCATGGATCTGCCGCGCATGGCCGCGTTTTTGGACCGCCGCCGCTACGGGGTGCTGGCCACGGGGCGTCCGGACGGGCGGCCGCACGCGGCGCCGATCGCGTTCAGCGTGTGGCGGGGAGCGTTCTGGATCGCGACGGTTCGAGGCGCGCGGCTTCGCAATCTTCGAAGCCGGCCGTACGCGTCGGTCGTTGTGATGGAAGGCGACGCGCGGCCGGAGCACCGGGCGGTGATTGCGGAAGGTCCCGTTGTGGTCCACGACGGCGCCGGCATTACAGAGACGGAGCCGGCGTTCGGCCGGAGCTGGCGGCTGCGCTTTGGGAGCGAGCCAACATGGGCCGCGGCGATGCTCGAACTGCGGCCGGCGCGCGTCTTTTCCTTCGACGGTTCGATGGAGTAG
- a CDS encoding creatininase family protein, with protein MKDTVLLEHMSWPEVQEAIGDGVRTVVIVVASIEQHGPHLPTMTDTAIGYAVGERVARKLDRALLAPVIRPGCSDHHLAFPGSLSVPRETLIETVLAYVRSLAPHGFQNFVLFSSHGGNFDALEEAARRLRDEWTSKQVRIAAYAGRAALLEMMQVMNAAAESLGVRQDVDALHAELTETSVMMAKHPALVARDRLEQGKMGRIDTDDLFRRGLRAITPNGIMGDARAATPEIGAAVLERLSDHLAAFARRELGAG; from the coding sequence GTGAAAGATACGGTGTTGCTCGAACACATGTCGTGGCCTGAAGTTCAGGAAGCCATCGGCGACGGAGTGCGAACGGTTGTCATCGTAGTGGCGTCGATCGAGCAACACGGACCGCACCTGCCCACCATGACCGATACAGCGATCGGCTACGCGGTGGGCGAGCGCGTCGCGCGGAAACTCGACCGGGCGCTGCTTGCGCCCGTGATCCGGCCGGGCTGTTCCGATCACCACCTCGCGTTCCCGGGAAGCCTTTCCGTCCCCCGCGAGACGCTGATCGAGACCGTCCTCGCGTACGTGCGGTCGCTCGCGCCGCATGGGTTTCAGAACTTCGTGCTCTTCTCCTCGCACGGCGGCAACTTCGACGCGCTGGAAGAGGCCGCGCGGCGTTTGCGGGACGAGTGGACGTCGAAGCAGGTCCGGATCGCCGCCTACGCGGGCCGCGCCGCGCTGCTCGAGATGATGCAGGTGATGAACGCCGCCGCGGAGTCCCTCGGCGTGCGCCAGGACGTCGACGCCCTTCACGCCGAGCTGACCGAGACGTCGGTTATGATGGCGAAGCACCCCGCCCTCGTGGCGCGCGACCGTCTGGAGCAGGGGAAAATGGGCCGTATCGACACGGACGACCTGTTCAGGCGCGGCCTCAGGGCGATCACGCCGAACGGCATCATGGGGGACGCGCGCGCCGCCACACCGGAGATCGGCGCCG